A stretch of DNA from Ricinus communis isolate WT05 ecotype wild-type chromosome 4, ASM1957865v1, whole genome shotgun sequence:
cttgagcCTGTTTTTTTAGAAAAGCATTGATTCATctattctttataaaaatgatttttaaaactaaaaaataataaaattaaaattaaaattagaaaatcacTTTTCCTACCTCAATACTAATGGCAACTTAAGTTTCACATTAAGACTCTGTTAGTACCAAGAAGctaataatatgaattttaataataacaaaaccTTGCATAGTTCTATATTGTGTATAGGCATATCTAATAGTGCAGGAATAGAGTGgattatatcaaattattgACAAAGTAGAAGAGCGTCGTCAGACATctactttaataaaaaaaaacaacaaaatgccCCGAGCATAAATCTATGTATCAACAATCTCTATTTAAGAAAGTGTATTAAAGGTCTATTTTAGAACTTTGTAAGGCTTGATCTCTAGCCGTTAGTAGAGTTATATAGTGGAGATAATCTTAAAGTGAAATCCTTAAGGACTAGATGTAGGTTTTAGTACTGAACCAGAATAAATCCTTGtgttaattctattaacttgcagttcataaaatatttatttttgatacatGCTCAATTAGTTGTCTATTACATCTTAAATACGAAGACAATTTATTTAGACATTTAACtgttttttaaaagaaatatcagACAGCATTCACTTCGCATGCTCTCACTCATATAATCTACATGAGTTTACAAGTTACTgcaattgatatattaattaaaattactagCTTATTGTTGTAGGTATCTAATAGTGAGCTCTCTAAgtttaattagatatttatGCAGCGAGCTTCAAGCTCTTGATAGAAACTCTTGCAAATCTATCTCATAAATAGTTGATTAGCAAGTAAGTCACTTAAGCTAGAAGATTTTTGAGAATTCTAATTCACTCCTCTCTTTGACGTCTATTATGCACTTTCGGACTCTTATTAGAATCGTTTCTAAATACTATTTTCGTTTAAGCACGTCATATTAATACCgttattgatttttttcaaGTTTAAGAGTTTCACGAGAATATTATTATagtcattttttaaaagtttaaatggGCACATAGATgccatatattaataaaactacCTCGgttaagtattttttatagaaaaaaattgtcCAAAGTGTTAAAGTAACGTTGAAGAACCAGTAAAAGCTTGAGGTATAAATATAGTATAATTTGaatcaattttctttatttatggGATGTCTAACAATATGTGGACTATATAACTATTTACATTCTCCATAAAtgtaaaaattcaattgaaaACACTTACTCTCGAGTACAAACACTCTTgccaaatattataatttgaataaatttgaatatgtataataagttaatattatttaaattaaattatatattacatttattatagtctttctatattattatataactaattaatgAAGAAATCTCAAATgctcaaataataaatataccactaagttaatctaaaatatatgagaaatatataataaccAACTCAAAATCTTGTCTAAATAAGAATTCTAAGGCAGATTGCACAATGATGCCCAAAATTTTGTAACAAAGTTTAGAATGGAACcacattttcaattttttttatttttattatagacatttatttttgtttctggTGAAAAGTATTGAAGACACTTTTAACTTAAAATGACTGATTTGGCAATGAAATAGAGAATATTCATAACATTTATACCATATCTTTGGTTGCCACGTCAGATTGTCTtcacttaaaatataaaatagattatttggatactgaaaaataaaaaataaggaattgGTATCAATagtgatatttatgaaaaacttTGGGTACCACTTGTGCAAAATATCCAAGAACACTAAAGTACAGTACAGAAGATGGTGGCCTGGCCTGTAATAATTTATGAGAGAGAATTAGCATTAAGTTAAGCCCATTGAAATCCCCCAAAATTAGAATATGGCATAAGGAAGGAGAACCTCTTTTAAACTTCCCACTTTTTCGTTCTTCTTAAGTTTCCTGTCCAGAAGGGGAATTCTTGAGTGCAAGATTTTGAAGCATTTCTATAAAAACTAGTCTTGCTTCAACACAGAATCAATCATCTATGTCAATGTCCAGGGCACTAACTGTATTCTCAATTCTTTCAAGTCTACAAGTTTTATTGTTTCATATGTCAATGGCAGCTTTAGATTTAACCCAAGAAAAAACCATTCTCCAATGCCTTTCTACTCATTCCATAACCAATCCACCAATCTCTGAAGTCACTTACTTTCCTTCCAATCCTAAATACACATCTATCTTACAATCATACATAAGAAACCTCAGATTCAACTCCTCTGCATCCCCAAAGCCTTTTTTCATTGTAACACCTACCCATTCATCTCATATCCAAGCATCCATTATCTGCTCCAAGATTCATGGCTTAGAGCTTAGAATTCGAAGTGGTGGCCATGATTTTGATGGACTTtcttatatatcaaatttaccctttatcattcttgaCATGTTTAATATGCGATCTGTAAGTATAGACATGGAAGATGAAAGTGCCTGGATCGAGTCTGGTGCTACTCTTGGCGAAGTTTATTACTGGATTGCTAAAAGGAGTGGAGTTCATGGATACCCAGCTGGGGTTTGTCCTACTGTTGGTGTTGGAGGGCATTTGAGTGGAGGTGGATATGGTAACTTAATGAGGAAGTATGGGTTGTCTGTTGATAATGTTGTTGATGCAGTAGTAATTGATGCTGATGGGAGGGTTCTGGATAGAGAAGCAATGGGGGAAGATCTTTTCTGGGCTATTAGAGGTGGTGGTGGAGCTAGCTTTGGAGTTATTGTTTCTTGGAAAATTAAGTTAGTTCTTGTTCCAGAAATTGTTACTGTTTTTAGAGTTGAAAAAACACTGGAAGAAGGTGCTTCAGATATTGTTTATCAATGGCAACAGGTTGCTgataaaattcataaagatCTGTTTATAAGGGTGGTTTTGAATCGTGCTGTAAGACATGGACAAGAGACTGTCAAGGCTAAATTCAATGCCTTATTTCTAGGAAATGCAGAAAGACTTGTTGGTCTAATGGATGAGAAGTTTCCTGAATTGGGTTTACTGCATAAAGATTGCAAGGAAATGAGCTGGATTGAATCAGTGTTGTTTTGGTCAAATTACCCAATTGGAACTTCTGTGGATGTTTTGCTTGAGAGACATTCTCAAGCAGAGAAGTTCCTGAAGAGGAAGTCAGATTATGTACAAGAGCCTATATCAAAGCAAGATCTTGAAGGTATTTGGAAAAAGATGATTGAACTAAAACAAGCCGCATTGACACTTAATCCATATGGAGGAAGAATGAGTGAGATCCCAGAATGTGAAACTCCATTTCCACATAGAGCAGGGAACATATACAAAATCCAATATGCAGTGAGTTGGAAAGATGCCAGTGTTGAAGCAGAAGAGCAAAACTTGGATATCATAAGGAAAATGTATGATTATATGACACCATTTGTGTCAAAATCACCAAGATGTTCGTATCTGAATTACAGAGATGTTGATTTGGGCGTGAATGAAGTTGGAAATGAAAGTTATGAAGAAGCCAGTAGATGGGGATACAAGTACTTCAAAGGCAATTTTGACAGATTGGTGGAAGTAAAGACAAAGGTGGATCCTTGTAATTTCTTTAGATATGAACAAAGCATCCCATCTCTTGAAGCTTCTTAGAAGAGTAGTTCCCTTGAAGATTTGAAACACCAAAATTCAATTTCTGGGTGAAGCTTTTATTTGACATTGGTCCACAGATTCATCAATTTCAAGTGCATTAGCTCAAATCAAAGGAATTTGTAACCATGAACAGGAACTTAAATCAATAATCACTTTTAGGTGGAGTTACTGTAATTCTATATGTAATATGAACTTGCTCTTTAGCAattacttcttcttcttttttaattcaattctagTTCACAAAAGAAGATACCTATGTGTCCCTTCCAATGTGATTAGtaatataatactttattattattttattgaggaaAGGAAGTCATTTGTTATAGACAGTAGAAAATTGGTAAACTCTAAAGTGCATTAGTTTATAACTTTTTGGTAAACTCTAAAGTGAATAATAAATTCTGCATCCCAGCATTCCTTCAACAGGCCAGGTATACTGTCCTGAAAGCTATTCTCCAGAGTTAACattcttcataatttattagccaagaagattgcaTCACATGGAATCATAGAAGTAAAGAACAGGGCACTTTGATAATTCAAAGCTGCagaatattcaaataaaatgatatttcaaTTGCTTTGTTGTAATGGCAAATGGCCTTTCTTTATTGCACAAGCTGGTTAGTTTGGTCTGAAGTTGATAATTTAATGGTGCAAGTATCATCTtctacaattaattaaatgatgaTGTAGACTAGACATGCAAGATTTTACTCTTACTTACATTTCTATACCCAAAAATTAACTTAAGGGGAAGTTgacatttagaaaaataatgagaatgaaaTGTCTCTCATCTTCAAAGGTTtgtaaaatagaaaagtatattaaattaagtgaTCTATCAACATTGACaacaacaaataaattttacattaaggatacgtataaatattttaaaaaaaattgaaagatatgctttttttttttctagtcATAGAAGGTCAGTGGACCgtaaattacaaaatagaaagtaatcagttttttttttatttattgtaaaaattataattcacctattaaagaattaacaacttaaattcaaaatatataatctttcgaattaaatgctatttttaaaaataaaattaattataaaaaattaaaaaaagagtttctaaagaaaaattaatgttcaatttctatatcaataaaaaaagagaaattgacATGAAAAATGAACAGTTATGAAAGAACTGCAGCAATagatttgagaaaaagaaagaaagaatgagGGACGAAAGAAGAAAGGTGTTCAATGTGTGGTACTAGAGGCCGCATAATGGGGTAGACCATTAAAAGCAACCACTTAAAAGTCTCTCAATTGCAAAAGTTTTTGGAATTATAAAggctttttttatattatagtcTAAAACTAgcaaatatatttactaaattaaagTTGGggcaaaatttaaaaatttagaaaatataacttaataaaacgcctataaaataagaatattttaaattaaaaataaaatatgtcaGAACACTAGAAATTTAGtgataataatattctaattaattttattagctttattttttttttctctaatggTACCATTTTAGAGTTGTTTGTTTTtctataagaaagaaaagacttCTCATAATTgcctaatttattagtaatcaattcaaattttttcaagaaaaaatcttaaatgttctaaagaaataagacgcttaattttttcttcattagAAATTAAcataagaataatatatatatatattgatttctgagacttaaattttttgtatatgtatatttaatttttgaacacaaaagattttattttgacatgtatatttatttttgacacataaaattcaaatttatatgtaattttatataattttttaattaatttattgattcataagtcacattcctaattaatcactctaatcctaaaaaatagtatatgtattataattataattttatattaactaataaataattttttaattaaataataatactaattctatcctaaaaaataacataataattatatttttagattctattaactgataaattaattttataatcagataataattttaatttaaaaataatatttaatttttttataagatgtttttttattaagtatatcttttagtttataattaacaaattttatcaattctaAAAGGTGTTATAATATGTTTTTCATTAAAAAGCGTCGATTAGTATAATTGAGTATATTATAGTGATATtcaagtataaaaaaatagcatgtggttgcaaattttttttttatatatatataaaatagagcAATTATCTCTTTACATTcgctataaaaataaaaactcagtTAGTGCAGAAAAgataattcaaatttaaaattctttactTCTAAAAGCAAATGCTCTTTCCATTTAAATTAGATCCTGTAATATAATAATTGCACTTTTTTTacatatgatatatatatatatatatatatatatatatatgttgtcttcttttttctttttttgacaTTTAGATACCTTGtgaacttttttctttaatgaagATGAAGCCAAAAGGGGTGAGTCCACTTTTGAAGCTGGTTTCACAAGTAATGGGTGGAGACAGGGAAAGCAATAGAAAAGCTGACTTAGTAAAATAAGAGAAGTGCAAGTAGCAGTAGTGGTGGTAGTCCCTTGTTTTGAAAAGTTTGCCCACTGCTTAGACCtatttttctacttttgaCTTGGTCATCCTCTTTCATTATCTCTACATGTGGATTAAACTATCTACTTGGGAAATTTTTAGGTGAACTATTTACTATGTAGGATTGTAAATTCTAAATTGACAAAgatgtattattatattttagtttggACAATATACAATTATCATTGATAACCATGATTAAAATCGACGGATATAAATGCAATACGTTATAAATACATCATGCATTTGTATTTTCAGtaaaagtttataatttttatggtaaatgctattttcttttttaaaaaaattatccctTGATCTAGTAATACAATTAGATTTTACAAGCGAAATAATAAGTTGAAATTATCCGGCGAGAGAGCgtataaaaaattagactatattaatcaatttaataaaaaatcgcTGGCTAGTCCAATTTAATTGGTCtaagaaattgaattatttaatcaaattaaaccggttaaaaaaagaaaaaaaatcaaatcaaactataaaagttattttaaataaattaaatgatgatGGATAGAACATGCTTATGCAtgtttaattctttatatattatatttatatataatatttagtgGTTCTCTATGATAGTTTACATTACGTAAGGACTAATTTAAACAAGATTCGCAAGCATATTTGTTTTGTTCTCTCGAACGGCAATTGAACAATTGTGCGTGGCACTATTTTGTTTGTCGGATTATGTGtttcaaatcttttttttatttctattttgaaaCCATTAatgcttttattatattagagTTGAGTTATACTATGTTTaaactttgttttttttaatgaaatttgaaATGACCATAGTTTTAAGAAATGCCCATACTCATGTCCAGTTGAGTTTTACCTAACtttcaggaaaaaaaaaatgttaataattGTAATCTCAGAATGTTCTATGAAATTCTTGGATATAAATATGTAGTTTAATTcgattaaaattctaaatttaaattttatttttatgtttcttattattaaaaaaattgacgaactctaaattataaatcaaaagataattactttttaaaaatttctttataaaaataaaaattctcgcttttaaaataaacactCTTATGagttaaaaatatcttatattttttctcgGATATATTCATTCTATGAAAGGGAAAGTCATAATCAATGtgatttaattctatttttcttagtttattcatttctATTATTCTCCCAAATGCctcaaagatatatatttgttgattTATAAATTGTCTGTGTCATCGATGGAAGTCAAACTTAACATGCAAAGACAATTTTATGGCTACCAGAATGGCCACATATGCAAATTTTAAGATAGGGTATCAAATGATttcacatttttatattttgattctctctctctctctctatatatatatatagtcacAACAACTTACTGCTGACCTTGCCAAACGGCAGCGTCTGATGCCTCTTCCCTTCTCTTGTCTCCAagaattgtattttatttttcatttgaacTTTTCTATTCTCactta
This window harbors:
- the LOC8265489 gene encoding berberine bridge enzyme-like 8; translated protein: MSMSRALTVFSILSSLQVLLFHMSMAALDLTQEKTILQCLSTHSITNPPISEVTYFPSNPKYTSILQSYIRNLRFNSSASPKPFFIVTPTHSSHIQASIICSKIHGLELRIRSGGHDFDGLSYISNLPFIILDMFNMRSVSIDMEDESAWIESGATLGEVYYWIAKRSGVHGYPAGVCPTVGVGGHLSGGGYGNLMRKYGLSVDNVVDAVVIDADGRVLDREAMGEDLFWAIRGGGGASFGVIVSWKIKLVLVPEIVTVFRVEKTLEEGASDIVYQWQQVADKIHKDLFIRVVLNRAVRHGQETVKAKFNALFLGNAERLVGLMDEKFPELGLLHKDCKEMSWIESVLFWSNYPIGTSVDVLLERHSQAEKFLKRKSDYVQEPISKQDLEGIWKKMIELKQAALTLNPYGGRMSEIPECETPFPHRAGNIYKIQYAVSWKDASVEAEEQNLDIIRKMYDYMTPFVSKSPRCSYLNYRDVDLGVNEVGNESYEEASRWGYKYFKGNFDRLVEVKTKVDPCNFFRYEQSIPSLEAS